The proteins below come from a single Treponema phagedenis genomic window:
- a CDS encoding ABC transporter permease subunit gives MNMIKNKLQNFSLIDFLADNLVSLLFLTISFIAIPISGLSAHHIINEILTRIGRNSFLVFSLIIPIMAGMGINFGMVLGAMAGQIGLIIAMDWGIGGIYGLVFAALIGMPLSVILGWIAGSVLNNARGREMVTSYILGFFFTGVYQFFVLYLFGSLIPMHNKAITLSRGYGVRNTLELAPVRQVLDSALPVNILGFRIPLLSYLIIIALCFFIIWFKKTKLGQDMRAIGQNQAVSNSAGIDVERTRILAIVISTVLACFGQIIFLQNMGNISTYNAHDQTGFFAAAAILVGGASVNKATIPNVFLGVILLHFLYVVTPMAGQHLFNSAMIGEYFRQFSGYAAIALSLVMHAMKTQRNAEKQRALLRMQSEVKS, from the coding sequence ATGAATATGATTAAAAACAAATTACAAAATTTTTCACTAATAGATTTTTTGGCAGACAACCTTGTATCACTATTATTTTTGACGATCTCATTTATTGCAATTCCTATTTCAGGACTTTCCGCGCATCATATTATCAATGAGATTTTAACCCGTATCGGAAGAAATTCTTTTTTAGTGTTTTCTCTTATTATTCCGATTATGGCGGGGATGGGAATCAATTTCGGTATGGTTCTCGGTGCGATGGCAGGGCAAATAGGTTTGATCATCGCAATGGATTGGGGAATAGGCGGAATATATGGATTGGTTTTTGCCGCTCTCATCGGGATGCCGCTTTCTGTTATTCTTGGGTGGATAGCGGGATCGGTTCTGAATAACGCACGCGGAAGAGAAATGGTAACAAGCTATATTCTGGGCTTTTTCTTTACGGGTGTATATCAGTTTTTTGTATTGTATTTATTCGGTTCCCTTATTCCGATGCACAATAAAGCGATTACCCTTTCCCGCGGTTACGGTGTACGAAATACGCTTGAACTTGCGCCGGTACGTCAAGTGTTGGACTCCGCCTTGCCGGTAAATATTTTAGGTTTTAGAATACCATTGCTATCTTATCTCATTATTATTGCGCTTTGTTTTTTTATTATTTGGTTTAAGAAAACAAAACTGGGACAGGATATGCGCGCAATCGGGCAAAATCAGGCGGTATCAAATTCAGCGGGTATTGATGTTGAAAGGACGAGAATTCTTGCGATTGTAATTTCTACGGTTTTAGCATGTTTCGGTCAAATAATTTTCTTACAAAACATGGGAAACATAAGTACCTATAACGCTCACGATCAAACAGGTTTTTTTGCCGCCGCCGCAATTTTGGTAGGAGGAGCATCGGTAAACAAGGCAACAATTCCCAATGTGTTTTTAGGTGTAATCCTCTTGCATTTTTTATACGTCGTTACTCCGATGGCGGGGCAACATTTATTTAACTCGGCAATGATCGGCGAGTATTTCAGGCAGTTTTCAGGTTATGCGGCTATTGCGCTTTCGTTGGTTATGCATGCAATGAAAACACAGCGTAATGCAGAGAAACAACGTGCATTACTGAGAATGCAAAGTGAGGTTAAATCATGA
- a CDS encoding ABC transporter permease subunit produces MEKIRIFLREFGWPRVIIFLFLLSLFIVAPFVDVSIGASLKDLINRFGMNSLMVLALVPMIQAGCGLNFGLSLGIIGGLLGSTLAMQTGAQGAMGFTLAIIFSVFFSSIIGWAYGIMLNRVKGEEMTIALYIGFAAVMFMSIMWILLPYSSANMVWAYAGRGLRTTISLEGFWDKILSTHLVIKIQKFEFPLMLILFVSICFALMKLFMHTKTGTAITAVGSNPEFARASGINIERARTISTIVSTATGGVGILLYQQSFGFIQLYQAPLFMPFPAVAAILIGGASVNKASILNVIIGTLLFQGVLTMTPSVINSILQTDMSEVIRIVLSNGMILYALTRKTQVTR; encoded by the coding sequence ATGGAAAAAATAAGAATATTCTTAAGAGAATTCGGTTGGCCGCGTGTTATTATCTTTCTATTTTTACTTTCTCTTTTTATAGTGGCGCCTTTTGTAGATGTAAGCATTGGCGCATCTTTAAAAGATCTTATAAATCGATTCGGTATGAATAGTTTGATGGTTCTTGCTCTGGTGCCGATGATACAAGCTGGTTGCGGATTAAATTTCGGACTTTCTCTGGGGATCATCGGGGGATTGCTCGGATCAACACTTGCAATGCAAACCGGGGCACAAGGCGCTATGGGATTTACCCTCGCAATTATTTTCTCAGTCTTTTTTTCAAGTATTATCGGTTGGGCATATGGTATTATGTTGAATAGGGTAAAAGGCGAAGAAATGACTATTGCTTTATATATCGGCTTTGCTGCGGTGATGTTCATGTCCATCATGTGGATACTTTTACCGTATTCAAGTGCAAACATGGTATGGGCATATGCAGGGCGCGGGTTACGTACTACTATAAGCCTTGAAGGATTTTGGGATAAAATACTCAGCACGCATTTAGTTATTAAAATTCAAAAATTTGAATTTCCGCTTATGCTCATTTTATTTGTTTCTATTTGTTTTGCTCTAATGAAACTTTTTATGCACACCAAAACAGGCACGGCAATTACCGCTGTAGGATCAAATCCCGAATTTGCTCGGGCAAGCGGAATCAATATCGAAAGGGCGCGAACAATAAGCACTATTGTTTCTACAGCTACCGGAGGAGTGGGAATTCTTTTATACCAACAAAGTTTTGGATTTATTCAATTATATCAAGCGCCGCTATTTATGCCTTTCCCGGCAGTTGCAGCCATACTCATAGGCGGCGCATCGGTTAACAAAGCTTCAATATTGAATGTCATCATCGGAACGCTTTTATTCCAAGGAGTTTTGACAATGACTCCCTCGGTTATTAACAGTATTTTGCAAACCGATATGTCGGAAGTAATTAGAATCGTTCTTTCTAACGGAATGATTTTATATGCGCTTACCAGAAAAACACAGGTAACAAGGTAG
- a CDS encoding sugar ABC transporter ATP-binding protein has product MSRDTTILSLDNVTKEFSGTQVLEGVTFDLHEGEILGLVGENGAGKTTLMSILFGMPVIAETGGYGGRIIIDHKEIKFKSPLDALDAGIGMVHQEFSLIPGFSAAENIMLNREIKKPSLLSDIFGERLSLLNRAAMRERAQKAIDQLGVQIDARTHVSEMPVGHKQFTEIAREIDRENVRILVLDEPTAVLTESEAKILLESIKKLAAKGIAIIFISHRLQEVMDICDRVVTLRDGKSIKDIPIAETSIKEIAASMVGRDIKKAVKDTEEKDFGQVLFDVKNLWVDMPGEVVRDVSFSVRQGEIFGIGGLAGQGKVGILNGIMGLFTCGGTVTFEGKELELNNTKKILEQGIAFVSEDRRGVGLLLDETLEWNIAFTAMQVKDEYLINLFGKLIKVRDDRAMQKLAEKYVDMLQIKCTSTKQKAKELSGGNQQKICLAKAFCMNPKILFVAEPTRGIDVGAKTLVLDALRKLNKEEGTTIIIVSSELEELRSVCDRIGIVFQGKMAGILSPKEEPAEFALYMAGVK; this is encoded by the coding sequence ATGAGTAGAGATACTACAATACTATCACTGGATAATGTTACAAAAGAATTTTCAGGCACGCAGGTGTTGGAAGGCGTAACCTTTGATTTGCATGAAGGCGAAATTCTCGGGTTGGTCGGAGAAAACGGTGCAGGGAAAACCACGCTTATGAGCATTTTGTTCGGAATGCCCGTTATTGCGGAAACCGGCGGATATGGCGGCAGGATAATCATTGACCACAAAGAAATAAAATTTAAGTCTCCGCTTGATGCGCTTGATGCCGGAATCGGAATGGTGCACCAGGAATTTTCGCTCATTCCGGGGTTTTCGGCTGCGGAAAACATCATGCTTAATAGAGAAATCAAAAAACCGAGTCTTTTATCGGATATTTTCGGGGAACGACTCAGTTTATTAAATAGAGCGGCTATGCGTGAGCGTGCGCAAAAAGCCATTGATCAACTTGGCGTTCAAATTGACGCGCGGACACATGTGTCGGAAATGCCGGTCGGGCATAAACAGTTTACTGAAATTGCCCGTGAGATTGACCGGGAAAATGTCAGAATTTTGGTACTTGATGAACCGACCGCTGTTCTTACCGAATCCGAAGCAAAAATCTTGCTTGAATCTATAAAAAAATTAGCGGCAAAAGGAATTGCTATCATTTTTATATCTCACCGATTGCAGGAAGTTATGGATATTTGTGATCGAGTGGTAACCTTGCGGGATGGGAAATCAATTAAAGATATACCCATTGCAGAGACAAGTATAAAAGAAATAGCTGCCTCTATGGTTGGACGCGATATAAAAAAAGCAGTAAAAGATACTGAAGAAAAAGATTTTGGGCAGGTATTATTTGATGTTAAAAATCTTTGGGTTGATATGCCCGGAGAGGTTGTGCGCGATGTAAGCTTTTCAGTTCGTCAAGGAGAGATTTTTGGAATTGGAGGATTAGCCGGACAGGGAAAGGTTGGAATTTTAAATGGAATTATGGGACTTTTTACCTGCGGTGGCACTGTAACTTTTGAGGGAAAAGAACTTGAACTGAATAATACAAAAAAAATATTGGAGCAGGGAATTGCTTTTGTCTCTGAAGATAGGCGCGGGGTTGGACTCTTGCTTGATGAAACATTAGAGTGGAATATTGCGTTTACTGCTATGCAGGTAAAAGATGAATACCTTATCAACCTTTTCGGAAAGTTGATAAAAGTGCGCGATGATCGCGCAATGCAAAAACTTGCAGAAAAATACGTTGATATGTTGCAAATAAAATGTACAAGTACAAAACAAAAAGCAAAGGAGCTTTCCGGAGGGAATCAGCAAAAAATTTGTTTGGCAAAAGCATTTTGCATGAATCCGAAAATTCTTTTTGTAGCGGAGCCGACACGGGGAATAGATGTGGGGGCTAAAACTCTTGTACTTGATGCACTGAGAAAGCTGAATAAAGAAGAGGGAACTACAATTATTATAGTTTCCAGTGAGCTTGAAGAATTGCGTTCGGTTTGTGACAGAATAGGCATTGTTTTTCAAGGGAAAATGGCAGGAATACTTTCTCCAAAAGAAGAGCCTGCAGAGTTTGCTTTATATATGGCCGGAGTGAAATAA
- a CDS encoding DUF3798 domain-containing protein: protein MKLKRSVFLMLIAAAFLLASGCSKKEEEKSAGNASQAKAAYHIGIVTGTVSQSEDDLRGAEKLIELYGAAKDGGMITHITYPDDFMSQQETTISQIVALADDPLMKAIVVNQGVPGTAEALKRVREKNPDILLLVGEPHEDPLVIQQAADMAVNNDFITRGYTIPWAAKQLGAKNFVHISFPRHMSYETLGLRRQIMEEACNDLGLKFIFETAPDPTSDVGVAGAQQFILEKVPQWIEKYGKDTVFFCTNDAHTEPLLKQLFAYGGFFVEADLPSPLMGYPGALGIDLSNEAKDFSKILKKVEEAVIAKGGAGRFGTWAFSYGFTLSVGLGEYARRIIDGEAKQGSLNDLSKALGTFTPGAQWKSEFYIDANTGVRAKNQALVFMDTYIFGKDFLPTTIQEVPVKYFTIKFKK, encoded by the coding sequence ATGAAATTAAAAAGAAGTGTTTTTCTTATGCTTATAGCGGCTGCTTTCCTATTGGCAAGCGGTTGTTCAAAAAAAGAAGAAGAAAAATCAGCTGGAAATGCATCGCAGGCAAAAGCCGCCTATCATATCGGTATTGTAACCGGAACAGTATCGCAATCAGAAGATGATTTGCGAGGAGCTGAGAAGCTGATTGAACTGTACGGGGCTGCAAAAGACGGCGGTATGATTACCCATATCACCTATCCGGATGATTTTATGTCTCAGCAGGAAACCACTATTTCGCAGATTGTTGCGCTCGCCGATGATCCACTCATGAAAGCGATTGTCGTAAATCAAGGCGTACCCGGTACAGCCGAAGCGCTTAAACGCGTAAGAGAGAAAAATCCCGATATTTTACTGCTGGTAGGTGAGCCACACGAAGATCCGCTTGTTATTCAACAAGCAGCGGACATGGCAGTCAATAATGACTTTATTACGCGTGGCTATACAATTCCCTGGGCGGCAAAACAACTCGGTGCAAAGAATTTCGTACATATTTCTTTCCCGCGGCATATGTCCTATGAAACACTAGGTCTTCGCCGCCAAATAATGGAAGAGGCATGTAACGATTTAGGATTAAAATTTATTTTTGAAACTGCACCCGATCCGACAAGTGATGTAGGAGTTGCGGGAGCTCAACAGTTTATTCTTGAAAAAGTTCCGCAGTGGATTGAAAAATACGGAAAAGACACGGTGTTTTTCTGTACAAACGATGCACACACCGAGCCTTTGTTAAAACAGCTTTTTGCTTACGGCGGATTTTTTGTAGAAGCCGATCTTCCTTCTCCTTTGATGGGATACCCCGGAGCCTTGGGTATTGACCTTTCCAATGAGGCAAAGGATTTTTCAAAGATTTTGAAGAAAGTTGAAGAAGCGGTTATCGCCAAAGGTGGAGCCGGCAGGTTTGGTACTTGGGCGTTCTCTTACGGTTTTACCTTATCGGTTGGGCTTGGAGAATATGCACGCAGAATTATTGACGGTGAAGCAAAACAGGGAAGCCTAAACGATCTGTCAAAAGCCCTCGGAACCTTTACGCCCGGCGCACAGTGGAAGAGTGAATTTTATATTGATGCAAATACCGGTGTTCGTGCAAAAAACCAAGCGCTGGTATTTATGGATACGTATATTTTCGGGAAAGACTTCCTACCCACCACAATACAGGAAGTTCCGGTAAAATATTTCACCATTAAATTTAAAAAATAA
- a CDS encoding coenzyme F420-0:L-glutamate ligase, with product MGRFTGTTARGLIAPIVRKGDDIVAIAVNTLLAAAEGEGFTIKDKDVLAITESIVARAQGNYATTEQIAADTKKKFGDSPLALVFPILSRNRFSLCLEGIAKAGNKLTVMLSFPADEVGNHLMDPEIFNTVDINPRQDSFTAEEFKKRFGQYKHPFTGIDYIEFFLSILHAYNKNSSVLISNNLKAIVQHAETVIACDIHTREKTKRFLQSYGVKKVYDLTALLNESVQGSGYNTKYGLLGSNKASDNSVKLFPNDCTEIVNAIQKQIKEKTGKTIEVMVYGDGAFKDPVGKIWELADPIVSPGFTSGLEGTPHELKLKYLADNTFADKSHEEQEKAIAEYIHKNKTQVADDAAERQGTTPRRLTDLIGSLSDLTSGSGDKGTPIVYIQGYFDKFGE from the coding sequence ATGGGAAGATTTACGGGAACAACTGCCCGCGGGTTAATTGCACCGATTGTGCGTAAAGGTGATGATATTGTTGCAATTGCGGTAAACACTTTGCTTGCCGCAGCGGAAGGTGAAGGGTTCACCATTAAAGATAAAGATGTGTTAGCAATAACCGAATCTATTGTCGCACGAGCGCAGGGTAATTATGCAACAACCGAGCAAATTGCCGCAGATACCAAAAAAAAGTTCGGAGATTCTCCGCTTGCCTTGGTTTTTCCTATTTTAAGCAGAAATCGTTTTTCTCTGTGTTTAGAGGGTATTGCAAAAGCAGGTAATAAACTGACGGTAATGCTCAGTTTTCCTGCTGATGAAGTTGGAAATCATTTGATGGATCCTGAAATTTTTAATACGGTAGATATAAATCCGCGTCAAGATTCTTTTACCGCTGAAGAATTCAAAAAAAGATTCGGGCAGTATAAACATCCGTTTACCGGCATAGATTATATAGAATTTTTCCTTTCGATATTGCATGCATATAATAAAAACTCTTCGGTACTTATTTCAAATAATTTAAAAGCAATTGTACAGCATGCGGAAACGGTTATTGCCTGCGATATTCATACGCGGGAAAAAACAAAGCGTTTTTTGCAGTCTTACGGAGTAAAAAAAGTTTACGATCTCACCGCTCTTTTAAATGAGTCGGTACAGGGAAGCGGGTACAATACCAAATACGGATTGCTCGGATCAAACAAAGCATCGGACAATTCGGTAAAACTTTTTCCGAATGACTGCACTGAAATTGTCAACGCAATCCAAAAACAGATAAAAGAAAAAACCGGTAAAACAATTGAGGTCATGGTATACGGAGACGGTGCGTTTAAAGACCCAGTGGGAAAGATTTGGGAACTTGCCGATCCGATTGTTTCTCCCGGATTTACCTCAGGATTGGAAGGCACCCCGCATGAATTAAAACTGAAATATCTTGCCGATAATACCTTTGCCGATAAATCGCATGAGGAGCAGGAAAAAGCAATTGCCGAATATATCCATAAAAATAAAACACAGGTAGCCGATGACGCTGCAGAGCGGCAAGGTACAACTCCGCGAAGACTTACCGATCTAATCGGCTCGCTTTCAGATCTTACCTCCGGCTCCGGTGATAAGGGCACGCCAATTGTGTACATTCAAGGGTATTTTGATAAATTCGGCGAATAA
- the ruvA gene encoding Holliday junction branch migration protein RuvA — translation MFNSINGVLTEKSSESICIETHGIEWSVAVSAKSLDSFGMVGATVRVFTWLYHREDQMRLFGFPTREERALFLDLIKVDGIGPKQALRILSGITAENLETALEEGDVHLLQTIPGVGKKTAQKMVLALKGQLSNIHEIGKSASIPQSEFEDIIQALVQMGYDRKAATEQVEAAASALRSKGANPQENENELFRSAIVALSTGK, via the coding sequence ATGTTTAACAGCATTAACGGTGTGCTTACCGAAAAATCTTCGGAGAGTATTTGTATAGAAACGCATGGGATTGAATGGAGTGTTGCGGTTTCCGCAAAGAGTTTGGATAGCTTCGGAATGGTCGGAGCAACGGTTCGAGTTTTTACGTGGTTGTATCATCGTGAAGATCAGATGCGGCTTTTCGGTTTTCCTACACGAGAAGAAAGGGCTTTGTTCCTTGACCTTATTAAGGTGGACGGGATTGGGCCGAAGCAAGCGTTGCGAATTCTCTCGGGGATCACTGCGGAAAATTTGGAGACAGCACTTGAAGAAGGTGATGTTCATTTACTGCAAACAATTCCCGGGGTCGGCAAAAAAACTGCACAGAAAATGGTGCTTGCATTAAAGGGACAGCTTTCCAATATTCACGAAATCGGAAAGTCGGCAAGTATACCGCAGTCCGAGTTTGAGGATATTATTCAAGCGCTGGTACAAATGGGGTATGATCGAAAGGCGGCAACGGAGCAAGTTGAAGCGGCAGCGAGTGCTTTGCGCAGTAAGGGCGCTAACCCGCAAGAAAATGAAAACGAGTTATTCAGATCCGCAATTGTTGCCTTAAGTACTGGAAAATAA
- the mtnK gene encoding S-methyl-5-thioribose kinase, producing MKRKTILTEKTAIDYIRSKTDFFSANERLVCEEIGDGNINYVFRIKSVDSGLSAIIKQADAQTRVRPDGYLDPARNTREAEALQLYEKLFPQSVPHVFLIDTENSCMIMQDIGEYKNLKQELLHNNGVPCFAECITDFIVKTQLPLTDFICPPQEKKELICRFMNPDLCAITEDLVFTHPYKDVRNRNILFKPNEDWLRKNVEENTDLHVYVGKLKLKFQNMPQSLIHGDLHSGSVFVKHINAKTLIKVIDPEFAFFGPIAYDVGNVFAHLFFTKVYAEVHNFKKTETWAKENLHALPTLFEQKAVQFLKANTVDPLYRNDSLIKDFVQEILADAQGFAGTEIIRRVVGSAKTPEITTLSDTEQRIFAEQKLIQTGIQLLMK from the coding sequence ATGAAAAGAAAAACCATATTAACGGAAAAAACCGCCATTGATTATATTCGCTCAAAAACCGACTTTTTTTCCGCAAACGAGCGATTGGTATGTGAAGAAATCGGAGACGGAAATATTAATTATGTGTTTAGAATAAAGAGTGTGGATAGCGGACTTTCAGCTATTATCAAACAGGCAGATGCGCAAACACGGGTACGTCCCGACGGGTATCTTGACCCTGCAAGAAACACGCGGGAGGCGGAAGCCTTACAACTATATGAAAAACTTTTTCCGCAATCGGTTCCGCATGTTTTCCTGATTGATACTGAAAACTCATGTATGATTATGCAGGATATCGGCGAATATAAAAATTTAAAACAAGAGCTTTTGCATAATAACGGTGTTCCCTGCTTTGCCGAATGTATTACCGATTTTATCGTTAAAACGCAACTGCCACTCACTGATTTTATTTGTCCGCCTCAAGAAAAAAAGGAATTAATTTGCCGATTTATGAACCCTGATCTTTGTGCAATTACCGAAGATTTAGTGTTTACGCATCCCTATAAAGATGTCAGAAACAGGAATATTCTTTTTAAACCGAATGAGGATTGGCTTAGAAAGAATGTGGAAGAAAATACGGATTTGCATGTGTATGTTGGTAAACTTAAGTTGAAATTTCAAAATATGCCGCAAAGCTTAATTCACGGGGATTTGCATTCAGGCTCTGTTTTTGTAAAACACATAAATGCAAAAACCCTTATAAAGGTTATAGATCCTGAGTTTGCTTTTTTCGGTCCGATTGCATACGATGTAGGGAATGTTTTTGCGCATCTTTTTTTTACAAAAGTCTATGCGGAAGTACACAATTTTAAAAAAACTGAAACTTGGGCAAAAGAAAATCTTCATGCCCTCCCGACTCTTTTTGAACAAAAGGCTGTACAATTTTTAAAAGCCAATACGGTTGATCCCTTATATCGAAATGATTCTTTGATTAAAGATTTTGTACAAGAAATTCTTGCCGATGCACAAGGCTTTGCGGGAACAGAAATAATCCGGCGAGTAGTCGGCTCGGCAAAAACGCCGGAAATAACAACACTGTCTGATACGGAGCAAAGAATTTTTGCAGAACAAAAACTTATCCAAACGGGTATTCAATTATTAATGAAATAA
- a CDS encoding tetratricopeptide repeat protein, protein MLCIYFEVPYRRQLMRIAPSETVEFFTKLKDMASYNGAKIAEIQFNHIFTFIEESIAHVFSCTRFLQATYKLLKKNAFRFSEYRIVIDDLPTSDTENLIDHFMHFQKKLIPDRGFFVTMTAKQVLKEYMNFQYVPEIDMYQMISFTQPSNKTDENQIEPNSFIVNQYSTCPAALYNFFSMHPVNEKDFTILNTEEKKVLAETKASLAFYKRYRFSAEFPQYLADAFLQHMGLCCKLYRKAYKIDDAPIIYVESIEDEENYKQAEKILWASSSSPIRNMPKSEANIDDIPQDLAELMYTTIVASHYIFADEMEDFFLSLKKNAGFFSDLLLQMDRYGITLIKNNIYSVPISIFTTLEKKIQQRKEYLFRFVASFLWKKYQAGSLHADDNLCAIFKTLHSDSTSIFFLHNFFDKYSDVNILHVDIDEYQYEPFYAVIKKYQQALRLSFQGDPLGAFQATKSVLSILQEDHFLAGEYRTFSLLGFLSLQQNKLSDAVTYFDYALDDAESLRDSGFICEALFHIAITYFLQNNISQAQTFLIKLSDAINIYFEQTWKIPMLFLRGRIALKLGEHESAKKIFDEATDLAELYFDQWKTLCIIWSARAVSLNGKTHLAQKVFLDHIYSDTDAALFFLESLLLSPINNDEISNLHIHFDDMTLNQLHCLSSKDTKISNGYSFAEDFIWGRIYEQSICTKMYQFFLTYYRCRIHLLQNKEEDKITPELSKLEEAAGQALHINDPFASIYLYLCFDIYSQIEGTESASASAYLSKAFKAMQYSIINIGENSIRQQFMQDNVWNSKLFSAAQNNKLI, encoded by the coding sequence ATGCTTTGTATTTATTTTGAAGTTCCATACCGACGGCAACTCATGCGGATTGCTCCATCCGAAACAGTAGAATTTTTTACTAAATTAAAAGATATGGCTTCATACAATGGAGCGAAAATTGCTGAAATCCAATTCAATCATATTTTTACATTTATTGAAGAAAGCATTGCGCATGTATTTTCTTGTACAAGATTTTTGCAGGCAACGTATAAGCTTCTTAAAAAAAATGCTTTTCGGTTTTCCGAATACCGTATTGTAATTGACGATTTGCCTACCTCAGACACAGAAAACCTTATAGATCATTTTATGCATTTTCAAAAAAAACTTATTCCTGACAGAGGATTTTTTGTCACAATGACTGCGAAGCAGGTTTTAAAAGAATACATGAATTTCCAATATGTTCCGGAAATTGATATGTACCAAATGATTTCATTTACGCAGCCTTCAAATAAAACCGACGAAAATCAAATCGAACCAAACAGTTTTATTGTTAATCAATATTCTACCTGTCCTGCAGCCTTGTATAATTTTTTCAGTATGCATCCTGTTAACGAAAAAGATTTTACTATACTGAATACCGAAGAAAAAAAAGTACTTGCCGAAACAAAAGCATCTCTTGCATTTTATAAACGATATCGTTTTTCTGCTGAATTTCCTCAATACTTGGCAGATGCATTTTTGCAACACATGGGTTTATGTTGTAAACTCTACCGAAAGGCATATAAGATTGATGATGCACCGATCATTTATGTAGAGTCCATTGAAGATGAAGAAAATTATAAGCAAGCTGAAAAAATACTCTGGGCAAGCTCATCATCGCCTATTAGAAATATGCCGAAGTCAGAGGCGAATATAGATGATATTCCGCAAGACCTTGCGGAACTTATGTATACAACAATAGTTGCATCTCATTATATTTTTGCAGATGAGATGGAAGATTTTTTTCTTTCATTAAAAAAGAATGCCGGCTTTTTCTCCGACCTGCTTTTGCAAATGGACAGATATGGAATCACATTGATTAAAAATAATATTTATTCTGTTCCGATAAGCATTTTTACTACGCTTGAAAAAAAGATTCAACAGCGGAAAGAATATCTTTTTAGATTTGTTGCCTCTTTCCTTTGGAAAAAATATCAGGCAGGAAGTTTGCATGCAGATGATAACCTTTGTGCAATTTTTAAAACACTTCATTCAGATTCTACTTCCATATTCTTTTTGCATAATTTCTTTGATAAATATTCGGATGTAAATATTCTTCATGTAGATATTGATGAGTATCAATACGAGCCTTTTTATGCGGTAATAAAAAAATATCAGCAAGCGTTGCGGTTAAGTTTTCAAGGAGATCCGCTTGGAGCATTTCAGGCAACAAAATCAGTGCTGAGCATTTTGCAAGAGGATCATTTTTTAGCGGGAGAATACCGCACCTTTTCTCTTTTAGGATTTCTTTCTTTACAACAAAATAAGCTTAGCGATGCGGTAACGTACTTTGACTACGCTTTAGATGATGCCGAGAGCTTACGTGATTCAGGATTTATTTGTGAAGCACTTTTTCATATTGCAATAACTTATTTTTTACAAAACAATATTAGCCAAGCGCAAACCTTTTTAATAAAACTCTCAGATGCAATTAATATCTACTTTGAACAAACATGGAAAATTCCAATGCTATTTTTACGCGGTAGAATTGCACTTAAACTCGGAGAGCATGAAAGTGCGAAAAAAATATTTGATGAGGCAACGGATTTAGCAGAACTTTATTTTGACCAATGGAAAACACTCTGTATAATATGGTCTGCACGCGCGGTTTCATTAAACGGGAAAACACACCTTGCACAAAAAGTTTTTCTTGACCATATATACTCCGACACTGATGCCGCATTATTTTTCTTGGAATCATTACTCCTTTCACCTATCAATAATGATGAAATTTCCAACCTCCATATTCACTTTGATGATATGACTCTTAATCAACTGCATTGCCTTTCCTCAAAAGATACAAAAATTTCAAACGGATATTCATTTGCGGAAGATTTTATTTGGGGAAGAATATATGAGCAATCGATATGCACAAAAATGTATCAATTTTTTTTAACATATTATCGATGCAGAATTCATTTATTGCAGAATAAAGAAGAGGATAAAATTACTCCTGAGCTGAGTAAACTGGAAGAAGCTGCAGGGCAAGCTCTTCATATTAACGATCCGTTCGCCTCTATCTACCTGTATCTTTGCTTTGATATCTATTCGCAGATAGAAGGAACGGAGAGTGCTTCCGCCAGCGCCTATTTAAGCAAAGCGTTTAAAGCAATGCAGTACTCAATTATAAATATCGGAGAAAACAGCATCCGCCAACAATTTATGCAGGACAATGTATGGAACAGCAAACTCTTTTCCGCTGCTCAAAATAATAAACTTATTTAG